The sequence GAGGAGGTTCTCCAGAGCACTGGGGGTGAAGGAGGGGGGTGCCAGGGGGGCTTTCATCCCCCTCTCCCTCTCTACGCGCACCTGGGCGAGGAGGGTCCTGCTGGTGGGGGATGCGGGGGGCTTCGCCGATCCCCTCACGGGAGGGGGGCTCAACGCCGCCCTCTTCACGGGCTGGCTGGGGGGGAAGGTCTGCGCGGGGGCCCTGAGGAGGGGGGAGGAGAGACTGAGGGAGTACGAAAGGGGTTGGAGAAGAGAACTTTACCTCCGTCACTGGAAGTCCTCTTCCTTGGCCCATCTCTTCTACTATTTTCTTATAAGGCGGAAAAGACTATTTGTCTCTTTGGTGCAACCTTTACTTGAGCCACACTAGCATATTGGCCTTATATAACAAACCGCGAAAGCATCTAGCTCAGTCTTTCTATTCCAGAAAGCATCGTCCCCCACGACGTAAAGCTCAGCAAGTGAGAACGCGTCATCTTTCGACAAATCTAGTCCGAGATTTCTACTTCTTGATAGTATACGGTTTTCTCCAGGACTGAGATTCCCGAAGCTCCAACCTATTATCGATGCATCTTCGAAATAGAAAGCCCTCCCCCCATCCCCAGTATAGGGAGCGGAGGTCGGTAAGTTGTAGTATTTGCGGAAAAACTCTATTATGGGATGATTGTTTTCGCTGAGGTCGTAAGTCAATCCCCATCTCTTAAACCTCTCCACCAGCTCATGCTCGTCCACCCACCAGTACTGCCCCTCGCACTTGGTGGGATAGGGGAGCGTAGGCCAGCCGAAATTCCACATTATATGCTGCCACATGGTCATGGTCGTATCTTGCATGGGGAAGAGCGGTTTAGAAATAAACTCATCCTTCACTTTTATCTTGTAAAAATCTCCATCTACCTCGTCTGTTTTATCAAAAAACCTAGAGGGCCAAAAATTAGTATCGCGGGGTGTCGGTTCAGGGTTTTCCGAGTTGTCTAGCCACATGTACATATTAGCCACAACGTTTTCCACCCTAGTGGTACCTAGGTTGGCAATTCCCAGCGTGACATTCAAGACACCCCCTATGTCTGGGGGGATTATGTCGATACTAATACCAATACTTTCTACCCACGGGGTCAAGAAAGGCAAGTACAGGTCCCTGCCTAAATCTTGGATAAAACCCCCTGGTATGGCCTTGAGGATCTCCATTCTCCTTATCTTGCTCTGAGGAGAGTCTTTGTTTTCTCCGGGAAGGGGAGTATAGTACTTGCTGCTCCACCTTAAATTCTCTACCATACTGATGTTCCAGTTGATTATTTTGGAGTTTTCTACGGCAAATCTCATGTTAGTTTTGGCCATAATGTAGAGAAGAGAAGGGTCGTTTACATGCAGGCACCTATAAATGATGTTATCTATTGCCTCCAGCGCGTTGATGAGGTGGGGCAAGCATCCCTCGTAAATCACGATGAGGGTCTTGCAAAGGTTCTCCGGGACCAGATCTGGCATGTACCGGTGCAGTTCCCAGAGGTTGTTCTCCAGGTACTTGCTGCGAGCCAGGTAGTTGTCGTGAAGGTCCCTCGCTATGGCCTGGAGCTCGTAGGCCAGCCCGCGGGCCTCCTGGAAATTCTTTTTCTTCATGGCCTCCACCGTTGCCTCCTGCCTTCCCAGCATCCTGGCCGCCCTGAGCTGGATGGCCGTATCCACGTACGCCCTTCCAGGAGTGGGCTCTGGAACGATAGCTTCAGCTATCTTGTACCCTATGGGAGTGTAAATGAGCTCTACCTTGTCTCCTACCTTCAGGTTCTCTCCCCAAAAGGAGAGAACTAGGGCCTCCCCTGGGCCGGGGAGGTCGTTCATTCCTCGCTTTACGGGTCCTGTGGCCAAAGCTAGGTCGATCTCGTTCTCCACCCTCACCCCGTTCACCCTCAACTCTATGTTCTGCCACCTGATGTTTTCCAACAAGGTTCCCATGGGTGTTTCCTCCAAGATGTCTGCTCTATAGGCCTTGGTTATTCCCTCTCCGCTGGCATGAACTATAGCAATCCCTCCGTATCCTGGATAGTTGGTCCAGAGTTGCACCACGGTTTGGGGTGGCATGGGGGGAGCCCCCAGTTTCCCCAGACCTTCAATTAGGATTCCACCGGTTAGGAGGGTGGCCACGATGAGGAGGATGGTGGCTATGAGTGGAGAAACGCTTTTGTGACCAAGTTCACTCCTGAGGCACATCTATCAACATCCTCCTCCCCCACCACTTCCGCCGGGTGGAGGTCTTCCAGGACTCCAGTGGATGTTCCAGAAGTACTGCCATTCCCATTCTCCTGTCTTGGGATGCTGGTAGAAGAAATAGTAATCCTCTAACCATATGCGGTTGTCAGCAGCTTTGGGAGGGGTGATTCTTATGTTGTCCACCCAATAGGTCCCTGGGGCGAGGTTTAGTTTATCGGCAGTTCTATGTTCCGGCCTATTTTCTAAACGGGCATAGAGTACAACGTTTCCGTTGTCGGGATAATAAGGAACTTGCAAACCAAAGAAGACCAGCTCCGGACTCAAGTTCTCTAGGTATTTTCTTCCCTGGAGACCAGGCCTGGTCGCCCACCAGTTCTCTAACCTTAGCCTGGCTGTGTACCGATAGGTGTTGTGGTAGCTGTTGTCGTAAACCCTTGTACCCCAAGTGGCTATGAATTTGTTCTCCATCGGAACCAGCCAATTCTCGGGAAATACATATAACATGTTTTCTACACTGCCTGTATATCCTAAATCTTTGGCTCTCTTGAAGTATTTGGAAACCCACCATGCGTTGTCCGTGCTGTACCAGAGAGTGGCGTATCTGGTGAAGTTGTTGGCGTTTTCCCCTCCTACATTGTATACATGAATGACAAACTCAAAAGTCGTGTTGTCTACCCATCGGTAGCTTTTAAGAACAGGGACAATGGCAGGGCGGTAAAAGTCTTCATAAAGATCGTCCATTTCTGGAGAGACCCCAAAGTATGTTAGGGCCTCCACGGGTATTCCAGGATAAGGAGGTTGGGTGAGTAGGTTCTCTATGGTACCTATGAGAGGGAGCAACTGTTTCTTGGTTATATTTTCTGCCACATTTTCTATGGTCCCCTTTCGAGGACCCGTGGTTTGCCAAGTACTCACATAGGAAGGATCCCAAGCCCTTATGATGGGATTTTCCATGTTGTAAATGAGCTCCAGTCCATTCACGACTAAATAGAGGAGCCTGTTTTCCTTAGGTATCCCCCTTCTAGCTTGGTCCCAGCTCTTGTAGGCTATGCAGAGTTTGTAATAGTCACGCTCGCTTACCATATCCAAATAGTAATCCAGCACCCTCATGTCGTTATCCAAGTACCCGCCGGTGCCCTTGCAGGAATTCAGGAGAAGTTGAATTTCTCCAGCTAAATTTTCGATTCTTGGAATATAGCTTCTAGCTCGGTCGAAGTCCTCTTTATACCATCGATAGTTTTCGTTATATCTGACTTCGATGCTGGGAGAGAGGGCATTCACCATTTCCCTCTCCAACGTGCGAAGTTGGAGGGCCCTGAGGGAAATACAGGAGTCCACTAGGTTTTGTCTTATCCAAGTGCTTCCTATTTCAGTACATTCCCAAGGGGGGGCCATGATGGTATTGGCAATAGTCCATGTGCTCGGTTTGTGTATTATGGTCACCCTATCCCCCTCCTTTAGGAAACCTTGCCTGTACGAAAAGACTACCATCCCTCCCCCAGAGGGGAAGGGAAGAAGGGAATTCTTTACCTTCAAACTTGGGGTAAGGGGAGAAACGTAAAGAACGTATTCTAGGTCGTTTTCCGCTGTTAATCCATTTATCCTTACTTCAAGGTTTTTCCATTTTACATTCTCAAAGAGACTACCTAGTTCTGTATCCATCAGGAAGTCTGCGTAGAAAGCTTCTCCTATTTCTTTTCCCGTTACGTTGACTACTCCTATGGCACCCCTTCCAGGAAAATTCCTCCATATTTGAAGTAAGACGTCCGGTAGGTTTTGGAGGTTGGGTCCCCCCACCCTTTCTGCGATCATAGAAACACCTATCCCCAGCACAAAGACCATGGAAACGAGCAAAACGATTCCCAAAAGGGGGGAGACTCCCAGTTTCCTCCTCATCAATTAAAACTTTCTTGTATCTTACTTAATCCCCTTTGCTAGACCGTGAATGGCATAGAGGGCTAGCTCTTCCGCAAAGATTTCCGGTTTCCAAGCCCTTTTCCTCAACTCTAGGAAATTGGTCCTTCTTTTTATCCTTCTAACGGCTAGAAATCTTACACAAGAAGAGAAAACACCTATCAAAAAGAAAGAATCCCCCAGCGAAAATAAAGAGGAAAGGAGAAAGTGTGGAAAGGGCGGGATTTTTAACCATCTGACACTTTTTACTCTCCCCACGTCCAACAGATGTAGGATTTCCAAGTGGAGTTGAAAGAGGAAAAGAAGAGGAAGGAGGAGAAGAGCTCTCCGAGAGGGAGGAAAGGCGAGGGCGAGATGTGCCTGAAGGAAAAGCAGGGGAGAACAGAGGGGAGGTATTAGAAAACCCCATCTCCTCTCTTTGAGTCTGAAGGGAGGTGCGGAGTAGGAAAGGGTGAGGAAGAGAAGGAACAAGAGAGAAAGGAAAGTGGGGAGAGTGGTAAACAGGGCCAAGGGAAGAAGAAGGAGGGGGAGAAAGGCCAAAATGAGAGTCTTCTTTTCACCCATTTTTTTCGTCATTCTTGAGGAGAAGTTCTTCTCACCCTTTAGTTTGAAATCAAAATAGTCGTTGATGGCGTAAGCAGACATGGATCCTCCGGCCACGACTAGAGTATCTATTGTTATGTTCAACGGTTTGAAAGGAGAAAGGGCAAAGCCGAGTAGAGGATAGACCATGAATCTAAGGCAGCTGAGTTTGTTTTTCCACCCTTTAATCCTATAAAAGAGAAGGAGTTCCTTCATCCATCCACATCCTCTTGAGCACGGGCAGGACTTTTTTCCTTCTCTTTCCTGCGACCCAGAAAAGGAGTGAAATTGCGGAGAAGTATATCGTCCAGAGAGCATATCTCAGAGGTCTGGAAGTATGAAAGGCCTTGCGGGTTAGGAAAAGAAAGGCACCCTTGCCTCCAAAATAGAGAAGGGGTAGAAGGAGAAGGGAGAGAAAGAAGGAAGAAACACGCCCGAAACCGAAGGACCTGAAAATTCTGAAGGATATAATCGTTCCCAGGATACCAGTAAGCAATACTCCTGTGGGTATTCCCATCCAGTCCTCATAGAGCTCCAGATAGATCCAATCCCTTAGATTCAGGGAGTAAAAAAGGAAGGCGGGAAAAAGAGGGGTTAGATAAAGGAACATACACGAAAAAACCACATGCTGGATTCTATCGTATGAGATCTTCTTTCCCAAAAGGTTCACACCGTAGTACCCAAGTACGCTGGCATAATAAAAGAGGGCCACCGCACCCATTCCCCCGGAAAGATGGTGGAGCCAAAACTGAAGGTCGGGTTTGTAAACTATTACACCGTCGTGATAAGCGCAGCCCGGGTAGATGAAGTAGTGAAGGGCGTTGTAAGCAAAGCCGAAAAAGAAGGAAAAAAGTACCATAAAGGTTTCGGTGAACTTTCCCCCTTTGAGTTGCTCGGGATGGAAAAGGACCTTTCTCCAAGAGTTTAGGATGGCTCGTAGGGCACTCACAGGTAAACCCACCATCCTGCAAAGAAAAGCTGGGAAGTTAGGGCCCAAAGCCTCACCAGCCAGAAAGGATCGTTGCGTAGTAGACCTTCTGAAAAAAAGAGGGTGGGTAAGAGAAAGGTGACTGTGCAGATCAAGTAGCTTAGGAACCATTCTGGTCCTTTAGGATTGAGAAAGAGAAAAGAGAGAAGAGTGAGGGAGGCTCCGGAGAGGGAAAAAATTAGAGTCCTTTTGGTTCCCAGCTTCGAGGGGAGAGTGGGCTTCCCACTTTTCTTGTCACCCTTCCTTCCCTTCAGATCCTTGAGAGGAGAAAGGAAAAGGGAGAGGAGGGTGAAGAAAAGGGCTATTCCTATGGCTTCACCTGTTAGCGGGGAAAGAGAGAGATATCCGGCGAGGAAGGGAAGAAAGACGTAACCCAAGGAAGAAACCGGATAGGAGGTATACCATCTACCTAGGGGGAAGGGGGGTAGGGAATACAATAAGCCCAGCAGAACCCCCAGCAGGCTTAGAAAGAAGAGAAAGGGACCCAAAAGGAGGGAAAGGGCAGAAAGGGAGAAAAGGAGGATTGAAAGGAGAAGGAGCCCTTTTCCCCCAACTTTTCCGCTGGGGAAGGGTCTCTCGGGATGGCTGATTCTATCCCATTCTACATCACAGTACATGTTGAGGGCCTGTGCTCCTCCCGAAATCCCTATTCCCACCGCGCAGAGAAGAAGGAACTCAGGAAGAGGTACGGCGAGGTTCCTTCCTCCAAGAGCCATTCCTAGGTAGAGGGAGCTGAGTACTATCAGCGAACTGCCCAATTTTAGACACCGGAGGTATTCGCGCACATCTTTCTAAAGGATTTGTAGCATTTAGAGAATGGGGTAATCTTTGATTCTGGTTTTTATCTTAATCCGAGAAAGAGAAAATTGATGTCTTCGAGTCGAGGAATTTCCCCTCTAGTGGCCACCATTTTACTCCTTACGCTGGCCATAGCCTTCGGTATCACCATTTTGGCCAGCTATCTGGCTGCCCTCGCCCCTGCTGGTCCTCCCCCGAGGAGAGTTTCTCTTTCTCTTATATACGAGAACTCTCCCCCAAAACTGATTCTCAAGCATCAATGGGGGGATTATCTCTTTGGAGCCTTCTTGATGAGACAGGAAAACAGAGTGGATGCTAGAACGGCTAAGGGAAAGTTGGAAAATTGGAAGGCAATAGAAGTTAGAGTGAATGGGGCGAAACTTAGCAAGGATAGGGTAGAAGATATGGTGTTAATACAGGAGAACCTCTATTACCAACCCATGGCTCCTATCGTCGTCAACTTGGGTCCAGGAGATGAGGTGAGGCTGGAAAACTGGAAAATCCCGCTCAAGACTGGGGAAATAATAGCAGTAGTATATCTTCCTACTGGGCAAACACTGGTGGAAATGGTAGTGGTGTGAAAGCCAAGTAACGTTGTTTGGATCGGGATAGACTACTCCAGACTGAAATTGAAAAAAGAAAAGAGAGATTAAAGAGATTAGTAAGTTATCGTTTTCTCCACAAGACTCTGATCTTTGGGCACCCACTTGAGTAATACTGTGTCACCAACTGCTAAGGATTTAGAAAGCCTTACCTTTACAATATCACCCACCACAAGGGCGTAGGTTTTACCTATCTTTTTGCCAAGGTCTAGTTGGTTCTCTAAGTTTTCCCACTTCCCTTCTGAGACCAAGTAGATGACCTTATTTTCGATTACCCCATTTACTCTGAGTTCAAGATTTTTCAGAACAGCTATGTTATCCCCATTGTCGAGCTTAACGATTTCAACCGCGTTGATAGCCCTCTCTCCGTAAGTGTGTTTGATAACTATGACATCTCTTCCCGATTGCAGATTGTCCAGCGCCAGTTGTCCGCTGAAGATTACACTTGGCTGTGGAGCCGAGGCAAGAGAAAGCGCTAGGATGGCTGCAACGGCGAAGACTATGGCTATCAGCACGATGGTTGCTATCATGGGTGAGACTCCCTTTTGGTCCATTTTCCACCTCCTTTTTTCTAAAATATTTTAAAGCGGAGAGCTTAAAAAGGTTGGGAAAATTATTCATGGTGGCATGAAAAGGTAACACATGTGGTCCCTCCCACCTTTTAACTCTCGAAGGGGAAAATTGAAAGATGGGGGATTCCAAGGGAGTTTCAGTAATGGTGAGCGTGGTACTCATTTTGTTGGTACTCCTGTTAGCGGGCTCTGCTCTTTTGGTTCTTTATGGGCGCTTGGCCACAAGGAGCTCGGAAGGTAGGCTGCTCAGCTTTCTCCAAACCGAGTTTTTAAATTTACAATCCTCCCTTTGGAAAATGGAAAAGGGAGAAGAATTAGAAGTAAACCTTAGGCTTAGTATTGAAAAACCCCTTCTTTCGGCTTGGGGTGGAAGAGCAGGAAGACTCCAGTTGGTTCCTTCCGGTCCTTTGTATATGAGGAGGATCACCATCACCAACCAGAAGAACTATCCCTTGTCAGACTTCCCGGTAAAAGTGGAACTCACTTCAACCAATTTCGATTTCAGCAAGGTGAAGCCCGATGGAGGGGATATAAGATTCTACAGGGGGGAGGTTCCCCTGAGATATTATATTGAGAGTTGGACTCCATCGAACGCGGTAATATGGGTGAACGTTCCCTATCTCCCTGCTTCTGGGACCGAGAGCATAGAGATGTACTATGGGATGGAAGGTGTGGAGAGTGCCAGCGATCCCTCTGCCCTCTGGTTGATTATGGAGGACATGAGTTCCCCTCCAAAGGGGACTTTGAAAGGCGTGGCGGAATACATTCCGAGTAGGGGATATGTGAGGCTCACTCCCAATAAAGGTAGTCTTAACGGACAGCTGGAGTATAGGCTCAATCCGGGAGAAGGCTTTTTGGCAAAATTCGAGCTTTGGGCGGGACTCTTTACAGAATTTCCTGGAGGGGAGGGGGGAGACGCTACATGGCTTTATGCGTACTGCACCTCGACCCCCACTGACGAGGACAGAAATGCGGGTGGCTATCACTTCATTTTCGATGAATACGATGATCAAATACAAATTAAGTGGGCGGGAAGCACAGTTTTCACAGTGCAGATAACAGATATAGATAACTTAACATGGCATTCCATCGAGATAAGACATTGGAGGAAAGCAGCGGGAGAAAACGAGAACACCGAGATTTGGTATGATGGTGTAAGGGTTTGTTCCCTACAGGATTCTCCTAGATCCAAGACAGGTACTTTTTTTGGTTGGGGAGCTAGAACGGGTGGTACCAACAATGAACACAGGATCAGAAACTTGTATGTGAGAAAATATACTGACCCAGAGCCCTCGGTCGTTTTGGGTTCTGAGGAGAGGATTTTGGAGAGACCTTTTGTGGGCTTGGGCTTTGGTTCCTTGGAGGTGGAAACGAGAGGATGGTTTACCCCCACTACCCGCTTTGTTCTGGAAGGGGGGGCAGTACTGGTAGAAGATGTAAAGGGATGTCGTATGCTCTCTCCCCCTCTCCTTCTGGAGGGAGAAGGAAATACCCTCCTTCTGACTTACTTGCTGTTGGAAGGTCCTTTTTTGGAAGTTTCTTCCCTTGGGGAGAGGAAGCTCAGTTTGAGATGCATCAATATCGGTTATACAGAAATGCCTGTAGGAGGACCTAACAGAGAGAACGTGGTGGTGGATTTGAGTAGCATGGTGAGACCCAAGTACCGGAAGGCCTGGCAAGTGTACTTAGAAGATCTGAGGAATAAGCTCAATTCTAGGGGACTTAATGCCAGCTTGGACACTTTAAATCCACTCAGATTGACCATCTTGGGGACAAATACCTCAGCTGGAATTAAGGATCTCTATTATTACGAGAGGATAATGGAGGTGAAGGTTGAAGCAGTGGCTTAGGCAAGAAGGCCTTTCTCCCATCGTGGGGGCAGTACTGGTGATAGGAATTTTCACGGGCTTAGCCATAACCGTCTATTCCTCTTATTCGAAGGCGGCTTCAAGGAACGAAGAAACGGAGACCCTGAGTTCTCTTCTCAAGAGTTTTCTGCAGTTGAAGGAGGGAATGGAGAAAATGGAGAACGGGACTACCTTGATTTTGCCTTTCAAGCTAAATGTGGGTGGAAAAACAGGTGGTACCCTATGGGTGAGTGGTCCCCCCGCTTGGTGGAACTACAGCTGGACACGCAGGATGCCCATCACCATACAGGGCTATCATCCAGCAGATTATCAGATAAAACTAGTTATCCCCAGGGCCCCCGAGATGAAAACGGATTATGGGGACCTTCGTTTCTTCGAGGAGGAGTGGGGCCTTCCCTTGCCCTACTGGATTGAGAACCGGACCCCGGACAAAGTCATAGTCTGGGTACGCAGATTCAAGGCGAACGACGGAAGAGACAACTTGATATACGTTTACTATGGGAATCCAGACGCGACGGATGCCAGCAACGGGGAGGCTACCTTCCTTCTTTTTGAAGATTTTAATGGTACGGCTTTGGATACCAGCAAGTGGACCTGGCACAATCCTAGGAATGCCTTTGGCTATTCGGTTTCAGGCGGAGAGTTCAGAATATGGACGGTCCAGAAAGGATCATAT comes from Candidatus Hadarchaeales archaeon and encodes:
- a CDS encoding UbiA family prenyltransferase, coding for MREYLRCLKLGSSLIVLSSLYLGMALGGRNLAVPLPEFLLLCAVGIGISGGAQALNMYCDVEWDRISHPERPFPSGKVGGKGLLLLSILLFSLSALSLLLGPFLFFLSLLGVLLGLLYSLPPFPLGRWYTSYPVSSLGYVFLPFLAGYLSLSPLTGEAIGIALFFTLLSLFLSPLKDLKGRKGDKKSGKPTLPSKLGTKRTLIFSLSGASLTLLSFLFLNPKGPEWFLSYLICTVTFLLPTLFFSEGLLRNDPFWLVRLWALTSQLFFAGWWVYL
- a CDS encoding archaellin/type IV pilin N-terminal domain-containing protein, with product MDQKGVSPMIATIVLIAIVFAVAAILALSLASAPQPSVIFSGQLALDNLQSGRDVIVIKHTYGERAINAVEIVKLDNGDNIAVLKNLELRVNGVIENKVIYLVSEGKWENLENQLDLGKKIGKTYALVVGDIVKVRLSKSLAVGDTVLLKWVPKDQSLVEKTITY
- a CDS encoding DUF2341 domain-containing protein yields the protein MEKGEELEVNLRLSIEKPLLSAWGGRAGRLQLVPSGPLYMRRITITNQKNYPLSDFPVKVELTSTNFDFSKVKPDGGDIRFYRGEVPLRYYIESWTPSNAVIWVNVPYLPASGTESIEMYYGMEGVESASDPSALWLIMEDMSSPPKGTLKGVAEYIPSRGYVRLTPNKGSLNGQLEYRLNPGEGFLAKFELWAGLFTEFPGGEGGDATWLYAYCTSTPTDEDRNAGGYHFIFDEYDDQIQIKWAGSTVFTVQITDIDNLTWHSIEIRHWRKAAGENENTEIWYDGVRVCSLQDSPRSKTGTFFGWGARTGGTNNEHRIRNLYVRKYTDPEPSVVLGSEERILERPFVGLGFGSLEVETRGWFTPTTRFVLEGGAVLVEDVKGCRMLSPPLLLEGEGNTLLLTYLLLEGPFLEVSSLGERKLSLRCINIGYTEMPVGGPNRENVVVDLSSMVRPKYRKAWQVYLEDLRNKLNSRGLNASLDTLNPLRLTILGTNTSAGIKDLYYYERIMEVKVEAVA